From a single Bryobacter aggregatus MPL3 genomic region:
- a CDS encoding cysteine desulfurase family protein: MRAYFDHNSTTPLAPEAWSAMQHIFAEIHGNASSIHREGQVARQHLEAARRQVAQLLQAKAEEIVFTSGGTESNNLALFGVAGHIITTAIEHPAVLNVTEELQRLGHAVTVVPVGATGIVDPENIRRAIRPETRAISVMAVNNEIGTVQPVAEIGAIAREHQILFHCDAVQAPGRIPIDVNAWQVDLLSLSAHKLYGPKGIGALYVRKGTPLRKRSFGGHHERDRRPGTENVPGAVGFGRAASVLSIPSNDLRDRLEAAILATVPNAIVNGDRDHRAPNTTNICFSGVEGESLVIALDLKGFAVSSGSACSSGSVEPSPVLLALGRSPSDARSAIRFSLGASNTEEQVDALARAIAESVSRLRKLSPAYV, translated from the coding sequence ATGCGCGCCTATTTTGACCACAACTCGACCACACCCCTCGCGCCCGAAGCCTGGAGCGCGATGCAACATATCTTTGCCGAAATCCACGGCAATGCGTCGAGCATCCACCGGGAAGGCCAAGTTGCCCGCCAGCACTTAGAAGCCGCGCGCCGGCAGGTGGCGCAACTGCTACAGGCCAAGGCAGAAGAAATCGTCTTCACTTCGGGCGGCACCGAAAGCAACAATCTCGCCCTCTTTGGCGTCGCAGGGCACATCATCACGACGGCGATTGAGCATCCGGCCGTCCTCAATGTCACGGAAGAATTGCAGCGTCTCGGCCACGCGGTTACGGTGGTTCCGGTGGGTGCAACAGGCATTGTCGATCCCGAGAACATCCGCCGCGCGATCCGGCCCGAGACCCGCGCCATCTCCGTGATGGCGGTGAACAACGAAATTGGCACCGTGCAGCCCGTTGCTGAGATTGGCGCCATCGCCCGCGAGCATCAGATCTTGTTCCACTGCGATGCCGTGCAGGCTCCCGGCCGCATCCCGATCGATGTCAATGCCTGGCAGGTCGATCTGCTGTCCTTAAGCGCGCACAAGCTTTACGGCCCCAAAGGGATCGGCGCACTTTATGTGCGCAAGGGCACTCCATTACGCAAGCGCAGCTTCGGCGGACACCATGAAAGAGACCGCCGCCCTGGAACCGAGAATGTCCCTGGCGCCGTCGGCTTTGGCCGCGCCGCGAGTGTGCTTTCGATCCCATCGAACGACCTGCGGGATCGCCTGGAAGCGGCCATCCTGGCCACGGTGCCCAATGCCATCGTCAATGGAGACCGCGACCATCGCGCCCCAAACACGACAAACATCTGTTTCTCCGGCGTCGAAGGCGAAAGCCTCGTCATTGCACTCGATTTGAAGGGCTTTGCGGTGTCGAGTGGTTCAGCCTGCTCTTCGGGCTCGGTCGAGCCCTCGCCAGTGCTACTGGCCCTCGGCCGATCTCCCTCGGATGCACGTTCTGCAATCCGTTTCTCACTCGGCGCGTCCAATACAGAGGAGCAGGTTGATGCTCTAGCGCGCGCAATCGCCGAAAGTGTCAGCCGTCTTAGAAAGTTGTCCCCTGCTTATGTCTGA
- a CDS encoding sugar phosphate isomerase/epimerase family protein, giving the protein MTNRRSFLASSTAGAGFALAAPPASNPNIHELNLGVASYSLREFQRSLAIKTLKQLNVTYVNIKEFHLPYILPPAEVEKGRKQFEAAGLKILGGGTISFQKDEEPEIRSSFEYCKNAGMPLMVAMPTRAILPKLEKYAKEYNIKVAVHNHGPEDKNFPSIQDVLPLVKNMDPRMGVCLDIGHESRAGKNILESIDMAGPRLLDMHVKDLKDTMVRESQCDVGDGKLPIVAIFKLLQKMKYAGGVMLEYEINADNPTAGLAKSLAYCRGVLAGLSA; this is encoded by the coding sequence ATGACAAACCGGCGTTCTTTCCTCGCCTCGTCCACTGCTGGTGCTGGCTTTGCTCTCGCCGCGCCTCCGGCCTCCAACCCCAACATTCACGAGCTCAACTTGGGTGTCGCCAGCTATTCGTTGCGCGAATTCCAGCGCTCCCTGGCGATCAAGACCCTCAAGCAACTGAACGTCACCTACGTCAATATCAAAGAGTTCCATCTGCCCTACATCCTGCCGCCCGCTGAGGTCGAGAAGGGCCGCAAGCAGTTTGAGGCCGCGGGATTGAAGATCCTCGGCGGGGGCACGATCAGCTTCCAGAAGGACGAAGAACCCGAGATCCGTTCTTCTTTTGAATACTGCAAGAACGCCGGCATGCCACTGATGGTCGCCATGCCCACCCGCGCCATTCTGCCCAAACTCGAGAAGTACGCCAAGGAATACAACATCAAGGTTGCGGTGCATAACCACGGCCCTGAGGACAAGAACTTCCCCAGCATCCAGGACGTCCTGCCGCTGGTGAAGAACATGGATCCGCGCATGGGCGTCTGTCTCGACATCGGACACGAATCGCGCGCCGGCAAGAATATTCTCGAGTCGATCGACATGGCCGGTCCGCGGCTGCTCGACATGCACGTCAAAGACCTCAAGGACACCATGGTCCGTGAGAGCCAATGCGATGTCGGTGACGGCAAGCTGCCCATCGTCGCTATCTTCAAGCTGCTGCAGAAGATGAAGTACGCAGGCGGCGTCATGCTCGAATACGAAATCAACGCCGACAACCCCACTGCCGGACTCGCCAAGAGCCTCGCCTATTGCCGCGGCGTCCTCGCCGGTCTGAGCGCTTAG
- the mutM gene encoding bifunctional DNA-formamidopyrimidine glycosylase/DNA-(apurinic or apyrimidinic site) lyase, whose translation MPELPEVEAVVRRLREQVAGARIHSVHVERRSTIAPQHLEDFEVLVGKSIAGVRRRAKYIFVELSGGALLQVHLRMTGNLYVLPDYRLLPAAVRFWLRLKDGRALVFRDGRALGKVHLATAADVAQLEASLGPEPLDAAFTPAVLKGILKGLRGPVKPALMDQKRIAGIGNIYASEALWRARIDPRIAAGAVPARKVTALHDTIVKVLELAAESAYAEYSEPGTIAEAEGFDLAVYGRKGQACPRCGKAIERIVQAGRSTFFCAGCQA comes from the coding sequence ATGCCAGAGTTACCCGAAGTAGAAGCGGTGGTTCGCCGTCTGCGCGAACAGGTTGCTGGTGCGCGGATCCATAGCGTACATGTCGAACGTCGCAGTACCATCGCGCCGCAGCATTTGGAAGATTTCGAGGTGTTGGTGGGGAAGTCGATTGCCGGAGTGCGGCGCCGCGCGAAGTATATTTTTGTCGAACTGAGTGGCGGCGCTCTGCTGCAGGTGCATCTGCGGATGACCGGGAACTTGTATGTGCTGCCGGACTATCGCTTGCTGCCTGCCGCGGTGCGCTTCTGGCTGCGCCTGAAAGACGGGCGCGCGCTGGTATTTCGCGATGGCCGGGCCTTGGGCAAGGTGCATCTGGCGACTGCCGCTGATGTCGCGCAACTGGAAGCAAGCCTGGGGCCGGAACCGCTCGATGCGGCCTTTACGCCCGCGGTGCTGAAAGGGATTCTGAAAGGGCTGCGCGGCCCGGTGAAGCCAGCTCTCATGGACCAGAAGCGGATTGCCGGCATTGGGAATATCTATGCGAGCGAGGCGTTGTGGCGGGCGCGGATTGATCCCCGGATTGCGGCCGGAGCTGTGCCGGCGCGGAAGGTAACCGCCTTGCACGACACCATTGTGAAAGTGCTGGAGCTGGCTGCCGAGAGTGCTTACGCGGAGTATTCCGAGCCGGGGACCATTGCCGAGGCCGAAGGGTTTGACCTGGCCGTGTATGGACGTAAGGGGCAAGCTTGTCCGCGCTGCGGGAAGGCGATCGAACGGATTGTCCAGGCCGGGCGCAGCACCTTCTTTTGCGCGGGTTGCCAGGCTTGA
- a CDS encoding L-threonylcarbamoyladenylate synthase: MITDLVEIQTETPDPGAIRRAAAVIREGGIVAIPTDSLYMIVADPFNLNAVGKVFAAKGRESSRSLPLLVNDVMMVENLASEVTVRFQILARRFWPGPLTIIVPASAKVPLKLTGNTGRLALRHTKSAVGSALIEFLGMPLIATSANMSGVPTCRSGIEVFGTMDGRVDLVVDGGHCVGEGATTIDITEPYWRIIKEGAVLEREIAEVLKGN, encoded by the coding sequence GTGATTACAGATCTTGTTGAAATCCAAACTGAAACGCCCGATCCGGGTGCGATCCGCCGGGCCGCGGCGGTCATCCGCGAAGGCGGCATTGTGGCGATCCCAACGGATTCGCTCTATATGATCGTTGCCGATCCGTTCAACCTGAACGCGGTAGGTAAGGTCTTTGCCGCCAAGGGGCGGGAGAGCTCGCGGAGTCTCCCGTTGCTGGTGAACGACGTGATGATGGTGGAGAATCTGGCGAGCGAAGTGACTGTGCGCTTCCAGATTCTGGCCCGGCGCTTCTGGCCAGGGCCACTGACGATCATCGTTCCGGCATCGGCGAAAGTGCCGCTGAAGCTCACGGGCAATACAGGCCGCCTGGCTTTGCGCCATACCAAGAGCGCCGTCGGTAGCGCACTGATCGAGTTTCTCGGAATGCCTCTCATTGCCACGAGCGCGAATATGAGCGGAGTCCCAACCTGCCGCAGCGGCATCGAAGTATTTGGAACGATGGATGGCCGCGTCGATCTTGTCGTCGATGGCGGGCATTGTGTCGGCGAAGGCGCGACCACCATCGACATCACCGAACCGTACTGGCGCATCATCAAAGAAGGCGCGGTGCTGGAGCGCGAGATCGCCGAAGTTCTAAAGGGAAATTGA
- a CDS encoding LysR family transcriptional regulator, translated as MLLHSLKVFLSVANEKSFSRAAEKMLRTQPAISLAVQRLEAELEEKLIDRSAKELLLTDAGKIVLEFARRFENLEGDMYNSLAELRDNSSGRLTIGANESTSLYLLNHIEQYRRLYPKVKIQVRRSLSSKIPVQLLDGDLELGLISFDPGDERLVTTVIYTDRLVFVVSPEHRLASRTEVPITELGMETFIAHNVLSPYREIVLREFQRHRVPLNMDVEMPTVETIRRLVQRNEGVAFLPKMCVDPEIETGVLREVRVKELNVERKIRLVYPARRALSHAAKAFLELVDQDAAALTAAVT; from the coding sequence GTGCTCCTACACTCTCTCAAAGTCTTCCTTTCTGTCGCGAATGAAAAATCCTTTTCCCGCGCTGCCGAGAAAATGCTGCGTACGCAGCCTGCTATCTCGCTCGCGGTCCAGCGTCTGGAAGCAGAACTCGAAGAGAAGCTGATTGACCGTTCGGCGAAGGAACTGCTCCTCACCGATGCCGGCAAGATTGTGCTCGAATTCGCCCGCCGCTTTGAGAATCTGGAAGGCGACATGTACAACTCGCTCGCCGAGTTGCGCGACAATTCCTCCGGCCGCCTCACCATTGGTGCGAATGAATCCACTTCGCTGTACCTGCTGAACCACATCGAGCAGTATCGACGCCTCTATCCGAAGGTCAAAATCCAGGTGCGCCGCAGCTTGTCCAGCAAGATCCCCGTGCAACTGCTCGATGGCGATCTCGAACTCGGCCTGATCTCCTTTGATCCCGGCGATGAGCGTCTGGTCACCACCGTGATCTACACCGACCGTCTGGTGTTTGTCGTCTCCCCCGAGCACCGTCTCGCCTCCCGCACGGAAGTCCCCATCACCGAACTCGGCATGGAAACCTTCATTGCGCACAATGTTTTGAGTCCCTATCGCGAGATCGTACTGCGCGAGTTCCAACGCCACCGCGTGCCGCTGAACATGGATGTCGAGATGCCCACGGTCGAAACCATCCGCCGCCTGGTGCAGCGCAATGAAGGCGTCGCCTTCCTGCCGAAGATGTGCGTCGATCCCGAAATCGAAACCGGCGTACTGCGCGAAGTCCGGGTCAAAGAGTTGAATGTCGAGCGGAAGATTCGCCTGGTCTATCCGGCGCGCCGTGCGCTCAGCCATGCAGCAAAGGCTTTCCTCGAACTGGTGGATCAGGACGCCGCTGCACTGACCGCGGCTGTGACATAG
- a CDS encoding PadR family transcriptional regulator produces MSDQIFQHLPLAPASLHILLALSGDVLHGYGIMQEVARQSDNRYKLGPGTLYDNLQRLVAQGLVEEQAGQGGEEDSRRRYYGLSRLGREVLLAETDRLDGVVRAARQRLGVRAGRRSYVPQSL; encoded by the coding sequence ATGAGCGATCAAATTTTTCAGCACCTTCCTTTGGCTCCGGCGAGCCTACACATTCTGCTGGCTTTGTCGGGCGATGTCCTGCATGGTTACGGGATCATGCAGGAGGTTGCGCGGCAATCGGACAACCGTTACAAGCTGGGCCCGGGGACGCTTTATGACAATCTGCAGCGCCTGGTGGCACAGGGGCTGGTGGAGGAGCAGGCGGGGCAGGGCGGTGAGGAAGACTCGCGGCGGCGCTACTACGGCCTGAGCCGTTTGGGCCGCGAAGTCTTGCTTGCGGAGACCGACCGTCTGGATGGCGTTGTGCGGGCAGCTCGCCAGCGGCTTGGCGTGCGGGCTGGAAGGAGGTCCTATGTGCCGCAAAGTCTATGA
- a CDS encoding SAM hydrolase/SAM-dependent halogenase family protein: MISLLTDFGTADHFVGVMKGVIATIAPETRVVDLSHHVPAYAIAEAAFLLEQSWHYFPMGTIHVAVVDPGVGSERRPLLLEAGGHFFIGPDNGLFSFVLERDGVQTWVLDQPRFWLPLLSGTFHGRDVFAPVAAHLSSGVAPSSLGSPIADAHQLPRLLPVPQTPRDWTGAVLRVDRFGNLVTNFRVAQFSELGAFALVAGAERVELRASTYAKCPPGVLCLIEGSSGYYEVSLAQASAAERTGLHAGSPLELHLG; the protein is encoded by the coding sequence ATGATCAGTCTTCTCACCGACTTCGGAACAGCCGACCACTTTGTGGGGGTCATGAAAGGCGTGATTGCGACGATTGCACCGGAGACCCGGGTTGTCGACCTGTCCCACCATGTGCCGGCCTATGCGATTGCCGAGGCTGCTTTTCTTCTCGAGCAGAGCTGGCACTACTTTCCCATGGGCACGATCCACGTTGCGGTGGTGGACCCGGGCGTGGGCAGCGAGCGGCGTCCTTTGCTACTGGAGGCCGGCGGCCATTTCTTCATTGGCCCGGATAACGGCCTCTTTTCTTTTGTGCTGGAGAGGGACGGCGTGCAGACCTGGGTGCTGGACCAGCCTCGATTCTGGCTGCCGCTGCTGAGCGGGACCTTTCATGGCCGCGACGTATTTGCGCCTGTTGCCGCGCATCTGTCGAGCGGGGTAGCCCCCAGCAGCTTGGGCAGCCCGATTGCGGATGCGCACCAACTGCCTCGCCTGTTGCCCGTCCCGCAAACACCGCGCGACTGGACCGGCGCCGTGCTGCGGGTGGATCGATTTGGCAACCTGGTGACGAACTTCCGGGTGGCGCAGTTTTCTGAATTGGGAGCCTTCGCCTTGGTGGCGGGTGCCGAGCGAGTGGAACTGCGGGCAAGTACTTATGCAAAGTGCCCTCCCGGTGTGCTTTGCTTGATCGAAGGATCGAGTGGCTACTACGAGGTGTCGCTGGCGCAGGCGAGCGCGGCGGAGCGGACAGGTTTGCATGCGGGATCGCCGCTTGAACTGCACTTAGGTTAG
- a CDS encoding rhodanese-like domain-containing protein, translating to MDSLRLLLEYGYPLLAICVFLEAIGFPVPAAAALLAAGAAAAKGLFSPWEALAVALLGTLTGDVLLFLLGRKTGWWLLGVLCRVSMNPEACIYSSAAQFYRRGRTALLVAKFVPGFNTMAAPIAGSMNMPLLLFLRYDLGGALLYVGFYGVIGFTCSEAIGAIAQWFGTLGRALGLVVGLGVALYFGWRWWRNHRLKKHDVVPRVSPSELAARLSDDIVIADVRSHGYYDANAERIRGSIRIEPNLLPQTLAQLPQGKDVFLYCSCQSEATSQRVAEILNQSGYEVKVLEGGLSAWKKAGHPLERVPAEDVVHLPRFA from the coding sequence ATGGATTCGCTGCGGCTGCTTCTCGAGTACGGCTATCCGCTGCTGGCGATTTGTGTGTTTCTCGAAGCGATTGGGTTTCCTGTCCCGGCGGCGGCCGCTTTGCTGGCTGCCGGAGCAGCTGCGGCGAAGGGCTTGTTCTCGCCCTGGGAGGCGTTGGCTGTTGCGCTGCTCGGGACACTGACAGGAGACGTGCTGCTGTTCCTGTTGGGACGCAAAACGGGTTGGTGGTTGCTGGGGGTGTTGTGCCGCGTGTCGATGAATCCGGAGGCGTGCATCTATTCGAGTGCGGCGCAATTCTACCGGCGCGGACGCACAGCCTTACTCGTGGCGAAGTTCGTCCCGGGCTTCAATACGATGGCCGCTCCGATCGCGGGCAGCATGAATATGCCGCTACTCTTGTTTCTGCGCTACGATCTGGGCGGAGCGCTGCTCTATGTCGGCTTCTATGGGGTGATTGGCTTCACTTGCAGTGAGGCGATTGGCGCGATTGCGCAGTGGTTTGGCACCCTCGGGCGGGCCTTGGGCCTGGTGGTTGGGCTCGGCGTTGCGCTGTACTTTGGCTGGCGCTGGTGGCGCAATCATCGTCTGAAGAAGCACGATGTGGTGCCACGAGTGAGCCCGAGTGAGTTAGCGGCAAGGCTGAGTGACGATATCGTGATTGCCGATGTCCGCAGCCATGGCTATTACGATGCGAATGCGGAGCGCATTCGCGGATCGATTCGCATTGAGCCGAATCTGCTGCCACAGACTTTGGCGCAATTGCCGCAAGGCAAGGACGTTTTTCTCTATTGCAGTTGCCAGAGTGAGGCGACCAGCCAGCGGGTAGCCGAGATCCTGAACCAGTCGGGATATGAAGTGAAGGTGCTGGAGGGTGGGCTGAGCGCATGGAAAAAGGCCGGTCACCCGCTGGAGCGAGTGCCGGCCGAAGACGTAGTGCACCTACCGAGGTTTGCTTAG
- the metF gene encoding methylenetetrahydrofolate reductase [NAD(P)H], translating to MHIRDIFAADATTLSFEFFPPKTEADWLLLYENIASLETLQPSFVSVTYGAGGSTRELTHNLVVRIKQTTALDPTPHLTCVCHQESDIQSILEKYAAAGVSNILALGGDPPRDLTNYVKANDAFQHAANLVRFIRKFNDSKAHPDPRGFGIGVAGFPEGHPNTPNRLDELDYLRAKVDEGADYICTQLFFDNRDFYDFRERCELAGIRVPIIAGIMPVTSLSGMKRMAQLALGARFPAKLTRALQRAQDDPAAVRNVGIHWATEQCRDLLDNQVRGMHLYTLNRSDATRQIYQSLGLRDSIPVRRR from the coding sequence ATGCATATTCGCGATATTTTCGCCGCCGACGCGACCACACTGTCCTTCGAGTTCTTCCCTCCCAAAACCGAAGCAGACTGGCTGCTCCTCTACGAGAACATCGCGTCGCTCGAAACGCTACAGCCCTCTTTCGTCTCCGTCACCTATGGCGCGGGTGGCTCAACGAGAGAACTCACCCACAACCTGGTCGTCCGGATCAAGCAAACCACCGCATTGGACCCGACTCCGCACCTCACCTGTGTCTGCCACCAGGAATCGGACATCCAAAGCATCCTCGAGAAGTATGCAGCAGCCGGCGTCTCAAACATCCTCGCGCTGGGCGGCGATCCGCCGCGCGATCTCACCAATTACGTCAAAGCCAATGATGCCTTCCAGCATGCCGCAAACCTGGTGCGCTTCATCCGCAAGTTCAATGACAGCAAAGCCCATCCGGACCCGCGCGGCTTTGGCATCGGCGTCGCAGGCTTTCCCGAAGGGCATCCGAACACGCCGAATCGCCTCGACGAACTCGACTACCTGCGCGCGAAAGTCGACGAAGGCGCCGACTACATCTGCACCCAGCTCTTCTTTGACAATCGCGACTTCTACGACTTCCGCGAGCGCTGCGAGCTAGCCGGCATCCGCGTGCCGATCATTGCGGGCATCATGCCCGTCACCTCGCTGTCTGGCATGAAGCGCATGGCGCAGCTTGCGCTTGGCGCGCGCTTCCCGGCCAAGCTCACCCGCGCCCTGCAGCGGGCCCAGGACGACCCGGCCGCCGTACGCAATGTCGGCATCCACTGGGCCACCGAACAATGCCGCGACCTCCTCGACAATCAGGTGCGCGGCATGCACCTTTACACGCTCAACCGATCGGATGCGACGCGCCAGATCTACCAGAGCCTCGGTCTGCGCGATTCCATTCCGGTTCGCCGCCGCTAG
- a CDS encoding aldo/keto reductase, with protein sequence MQYTKLGSTGLHVSRICLGTMTYGSKRWRPWVLEEAESIPLIAQAWEAGINFFDTADMYSLGVSEEILGKAIRQLGIPRDRVVIATKLFNPMGPDLNEKGLSRKHLRHAIDDSLRRLRMDYVDLYQIHRFDPDTEVEEVMGGMSDVVRDGKALYLGASSMYAWQLAKLQYAAERAGGPKFVTMQNHYNLAYREEEREMIPFCIDQRVGLIPWSPLGRGLLTGSLKKDSRDSLRAQTDEYAQKIYSHDSDFAIADRVREVAESRGVSRATVALAWLLARPGVTAPIIGASKPKHIEDAIAALDFRLEASEVARLEELYQPHPILGHS encoded by the coding sequence ATGCAATATACAAAGCTGGGCTCGACGGGTTTGCATGTGTCGCGGATCTGTCTGGGGACGATGACCTATGGCTCGAAGCGGTGGCGTCCTTGGGTATTGGAAGAGGCCGAAAGCATTCCGCTGATCGCACAGGCCTGGGAGGCCGGGATCAACTTCTTCGATACGGCCGACATGTATTCGCTCGGAGTGAGTGAGGAGATTCTTGGGAAGGCGATCCGGCAACTTGGCATTCCTCGGGATCGTGTCGTGATCGCGACCAAGCTGTTCAATCCGATGGGGCCCGATCTGAATGAAAAGGGGCTTTCGCGCAAGCACCTGCGGCATGCGATTGACGATAGCCTGCGACGATTGCGGATGGACTATGTCGATCTCTATCAGATCCACCGCTTCGATCCGGACACCGAAGTGGAAGAAGTGATGGGCGGCATGAGCGATGTGGTGCGGGACGGGAAGGCTCTATACCTCGGGGCATCGTCCATGTATGCGTGGCAACTGGCGAAGTTGCAGTATGCTGCCGAGCGCGCGGGCGGCCCGAAGTTTGTGACGATGCAGAATCACTACAATCTTGCCTATCGCGAAGAAGAGCGGGAGATGATTCCGTTCTGTATCGATCAGAGGGTGGGGCTCATTCCGTGGAGTCCGCTGGGGCGTGGCCTGTTGACGGGGAGTCTGAAAAAGGACAGCCGTGATTCCTTGCGTGCGCAGACGGATGAGTATGCGCAGAAAATCTATTCGCATGACAGTGATTTTGCGATTGCCGACCGTGTGCGAGAAGTTGCGGAGAGCCGTGGCGTGTCACGTGCGACGGTTGCGTTGGCCTGGCTGCTGGCGCGCCCCGGCGTGACTGCGCCAATTATCGGAGCAAGCAAGCCAAAGCATATTGAAGATGCAATTGCTGCTCTCGATTTCAGGTTGGAGGCAAGCGAAGTGGCGCGTCTGGAAGAGTTGTATCAGCCGCACCCGATCTTGGGCCATAGTTGA
- a CDS encoding 2-isopropylmalate synthase, translating to MTEALKQPRVYIFDTTLRDGEQSPGCSMTVPEKLRMAAKLVELGVDIMEAGFPIASDGDFEAVRRVSQEFHWVQVAALARATKNDVERAAAALEKAKRPRIHTFIATSDIHLQYKLKKSREQVLEDAVRAVELARKYVDDVEFSAEDATRTDIDYLEEISRAVVAAGARTVNLPDTVGFSVPEDYADRIGRIARALGDSAIVSVHCHDDLGLAVANSLAAVKAGARQIECTINGIGERAGNCSLEEVVMVMKTRNDFYPYETKIVSEHLFPASEMLSSIITFGPQPNKAIVGKNAFAHEAGIHQDGYLKNKSTYEIIDPKSVGVPEGKLVLGKHSGRHALKKRVEELGYPELTQEQLDAVYKCFTSAADNKKGFMNEEIIEFIEAALEGAAEKVS from the coding sequence ATGACTGAGGCCCTAAAACAACCCCGAGTTTATATCTTCGATACGACCTTGCGGGACGGAGAACAGTCGCCCGGCTGCAGCATGACCGTACCAGAGAAGCTGCGGATGGCGGCGAAGCTCGTCGAGCTTGGTGTAGACATTATGGAAGCAGGCTTCCCGATCGCCTCAGATGGCGATTTTGAAGCGGTGCGCCGCGTGAGTCAGGAGTTCCACTGGGTACAAGTGGCTGCGCTCGCGCGTGCGACCAAGAATGACGTTGAGCGGGCGGCTGCTGCTCTTGAAAAAGCGAAACGTCCCCGCATCCATACCTTTATTGCGACCAGCGACATCCATCTCCAGTACAAGCTGAAGAAGTCGCGCGAGCAGGTATTGGAGGACGCGGTGCGCGCCGTGGAACTGGCACGCAAGTACGTCGACGATGTCGAGTTCTCCGCCGAAGATGCAACTCGCACCGATATTGACTATCTCGAAGAGATCAGCCGCGCGGTGGTCGCTGCCGGAGCGCGTACGGTGAACCTGCCCGATACGGTAGGTTTCTCGGTGCCGGAAGATTATGCTGACCGTATTGGCCGCATTGCCCGGGCACTGGGCGACAGCGCGATTGTCAGTGTCCATTGTCACGATGACCTGGGTCTGGCGGTGGCGAATTCGCTTGCCGCGGTGAAGGCAGGTGCGCGGCAGATTGAATGCACGATCAACGGCATCGGCGAGCGGGCAGGGAACTGCTCTCTGGAAGAAGTGGTGATGGTGATGAAGACGCGCAATGACTTCTATCCTTATGAGACCAAGATTGTCAGCGAGCACCTGTTCCCGGCCAGCGAAATGCTGAGCAGCATCATCACGTTCGGTCCGCAGCCGAACAAGGCGATCGTCGGCAAGAACGCCTTCGCGCACGAAGCGGGCATCCACCAGGACGGCTACCTGAAGAACAAGAGCACATACGAGATCATCGATCCGAAGAGTGTCGGTGTGCCAGAAGGTAAGCTAGTTCTGGGCAAGCACAGTGGGCGTCATGCGCTGAAGAAGCGTGTGGAAGAGCTGGGCTATCCCGAGTTGACACAAGAACAATTGGACGCCGTTTATAAGTGCTTCACGTCGGCTGCCGACAACAAGAAGGGCTTCATGAACGAGGAGATCATTGAATTTATCGAAGCGGCGCTCGAAGGGGCGGCCGAGAAAGTCAGTTAG